A genomic stretch from Streptomyces sp. QL37 includes:
- a CDS encoding DoxX family membrane protein, with protein sequence MSVDTRTPRFDDQPALSMTKVDSDPAQVIVSHASFRVQLAPGQRTRLRPVGPAGPARIPAMSGAGGRRRAPVVWSGRSQPGDPGATGLLQAVRNSTAGHLDSRTGGFGAGHEDTGGGTQVIPRLDETQPNPVLRPPHQPGGRTGPLLPPMRQAVGAYDAVDSTAGDAYDITYDDPDTEGQDGTSAGERRHAGDTVRHAYYPGRRMNLGVVLLPLRVILGFLAIYAGMGKLCDPAYFDGGDRGSMVKWLTSLHPWAAAEPLRDFALGHPVAAGLSVAFLQVVVGVLTVLGLWQRVAAAFGALLSAAILVTVSWRTAAAYDTPDIILLAAWSPLVIAGAPVYSLDGRLAGEAWRTLGPRSGIWDLRRRVLRRGSAVATVVVGLTLLVGSMLGGAVRSTEVVTVPGPDSYPTNQLPGSPLPEKSKDRKGKPSRTPDNRTPETSPSSAPGTPSAEESTPGSGTGRDSGPTAGASTGQPSQTQGTGQAPPQEPAPQEPPTGDAGPSSSGSDGSGGATGGSDDGGSTGGSDGGSSGGAGQNPIGGLLG encoded by the coding sequence TGGACACCAGAACGCCTCGGTTCGACGACCAACCCGCCCTGAGCATGACGAAGGTGGACAGCGACCCCGCCCAGGTCATCGTCAGCCACGCCAGCTTCCGGGTGCAGCTCGCCCCGGGCCAGCGCACCCGTCTGCGCCCCGTGGGCCCCGCCGGACCGGCCAGGATCCCCGCCATGAGCGGCGCGGGCGGCCGCAGGCGGGCCCCCGTCGTCTGGAGCGGCAGGTCCCAACCGGGCGACCCCGGAGCGACCGGACTCCTGCAGGCCGTACGGAACTCCACCGCCGGCCACCTCGACTCCCGCACCGGAGGCTTCGGCGCGGGCCACGAGGACACGGGCGGCGGCACGCAGGTCATCCCGCGCCTCGACGAGACCCAGCCCAACCCCGTACTCAGGCCCCCCCACCAGCCCGGGGGCCGCACCGGCCCACTGCTGCCTCCCATGCGGCAGGCCGTCGGAGCGTACGACGCCGTCGACAGCACGGCCGGCGACGCGTACGACATCACCTACGACGACCCCGACACCGAGGGCCAGGACGGCACCTCCGCCGGGGAACGGCGCCACGCCGGCGACACCGTCCGGCACGCCTACTACCCCGGCCGCCGGATGAACCTCGGCGTCGTACTCCTCCCGCTGCGCGTCATCCTCGGCTTCCTCGCCATCTACGCCGGCATGGGCAAGCTCTGTGACCCCGCCTACTTCGACGGCGGCGACCGCGGCTCCATGGTCAAGTGGCTGACCTCGCTGCACCCCTGGGCCGCCGCCGAACCCCTGCGCGACTTCGCGCTCGGCCACCCCGTCGCCGCCGGCCTCTCCGTCGCCTTCCTCCAGGTGGTCGTCGGAGTCCTCACCGTCCTCGGGCTCTGGCAGCGGGTCGCGGCGGCCTTCGGGGCCCTGCTCTCCGCCGCCATCCTGGTGACGGTCAGCTGGCGCACCGCCGCCGCCTACGACACCCCCGACATCATCCTGCTGGCCGCCTGGAGCCCGCTCGTCATCGCCGGCGCTCCTGTCTACTCCCTCGACGGCCGCCTCGCCGGGGAGGCCTGGCGCACCCTCGGCCCGCGCTCCGGCATCTGGGACCTCCGCCGCCGCGTACTGCGCCGCGGCAGCGCGGTCGCCACCGTCGTCGTCGGCCTGACCCTGCTGGTCGGCTCCATGCTCGGCGGCGCCGTGCGCTCCACCGAGGTCGTCACCGTGCCGGGCCCCGACAGCTACCCGACCAACCAGCTGCCCGGCTCCCCGCTCCCCGAGAAGTCCAAGGACAGGAAGGGCAAGCCCTCCAGGACCCCGGACAACCGCACCCCCGAGACATCCCCCTCCAGCGCCCCCGGCACCCCGTCGGCCGAGGAGTCCACCCCGGGCTCCGGCACCGGGCGTGACTCCGGCCCGACGGCCGGGGCGAGCACCGGTCAGCCCAGCCAGACCCAGGGCACCGGCCAGGCGCCCCCGCAGGAGCCGGCCCCGCAGGAGCCGCCCACCGGTGACGCGGGCCCCAGCTCTTCGGGTTCCGACGGCTCCGGCGGTGCCACCGGCGGCTCGGACGACGGCGGTTCGACCGGCGGGTCCGACGGCGGCTCGTCCGGCGGCGCCGGACAGAACCCCATCGGCGGGCTGCTCGGCTGA
- a CDS encoding nucleotidyltransferase family protein, producing the protein MHTYPTQAVILAGGQGSRLRPYTDDRPKPMVEIPGTGTPIIGHQLSWLAAEGVTDAVISCGHLADVLREWLDSADLPLRVTTVVETEPLGRGGGLKHAAARLPDPSEPWYATNGDIWTRFSLREMAAFHAERDATATLALARPRIPWGAVETDAFGHITDFIESPPSPYLINAGVYVFAPAFTGMLPDRGDHERTTFPRLARERRLAGFPLPHGAYWRAIDTAKDLTEAAKELGAHAGG; encoded by the coding sequence ATGCATACGTATCCGACGCAGGCCGTGATCCTGGCGGGTGGTCAGGGCTCGCGGCTGCGCCCGTACACCGATGACCGCCCCAAGCCGATGGTCGAGATCCCGGGGACCGGGACCCCGATCATCGGCCATCAGCTGTCCTGGCTGGCCGCCGAGGGCGTCACGGACGCCGTGATCTCGTGCGGCCATCTTGCCGATGTGCTGCGGGAATGGCTGGACTCGGCCGATCTTCCGTTGCGCGTCACGACCGTCGTCGAGACCGAGCCCTTGGGCCGGGGCGGCGGTCTCAAGCATGCCGCGGCGCGGCTGCCCGATCCGTCGGAGCCCTGGTACGCGACGAACGGCGACATCTGGACCCGCTTCTCGCTGCGGGAGATGGCCGCCTTCCACGCCGAGCGGGACGCCACCGCGACGCTCGCGCTCGCCCGTCCCCGAATCCCGTGGGGGGCCGTGGAGACCGACGCGTTCGGGCACATCACCGACTTCATCGAGTCGCCGCCGTCGCCGTATCTGATCAACGCGGGCGTGTACGTCTTCGCGCCGGCGTTCACCGGGATGCTGCCGGACCGCGGCGACCACGAGCGGACGACCTTCCCCCGGCTGGCCCGTGAGCGCCGGCTGGCGGGGTTCCCGCTGCCGCACGGGGCGTACTGGCGGGCGATCGACACCGCGAAGGACCTCACGGAGGCGGCGAAGGAGCTGGGCGCCCACGCGGGCGGCTGA
- the ugpC gene encoding sn-glycerol-3-phosphate ABC transporter ATP-binding protein UgpC produces MASVTFDKASRVYPGSTKPAVDQLEIDIEDGEFLVLVGPSGCGKSTSLRMLAGLEDVNGGAIRIGDRDVTHLPPKDRDIAMVFQNYALYPHMSVADNMGFALKIAGVNKTDIRAKVEEAAKMLDLTDYLDRKPKALSGGQRQRVAMGRAIVREPQVFLMDEPLSNLDAKLRVSTRTQIASLQRRLGITTVYVTHDQVEALTMGDRVAVLKDGLLQQVDSPRNMYDRPANLFVAGFIGSPAMNLVEVPITDGGVKFGNSVVPVSREALTAAANRGDTTVTVGIRPEHFDIVEHGGAAATGLSKASSDAPAGLAVSVNVVEELGADGFVYGAAQVGGEHKDLVVRVGGRAVPEKGTELHVVPRPDELHVFATSTGERLTA; encoded by the coding sequence ATGGCCAGTGTCACGTTCGACAAGGCGTCCCGCGTCTACCCCGGCTCCACGAAGCCGGCTGTGGACCAGCTCGAGATCGACATCGAGGACGGCGAGTTCCTCGTCCTCGTCGGTCCTTCCGGTTGCGGCAAGTCGACCTCCCTGCGCATGCTCGCGGGTCTCGAGGACGTCAACGGCGGTGCGATCCGCATCGGTGACCGCGACGTCACGCACCTGCCCCCGAAGGACCGGGACATCGCCATGGTGTTCCAGAACTACGCGCTCTACCCGCACATGTCCGTCGCGGACAACATGGGCTTCGCCCTCAAGATCGCCGGTGTGAACAAGACCGACATCCGGGCGAAGGTCGAAGAGGCCGCCAAGATGCTGGACCTCACCGACTACCTGGACCGCAAGCCGAAGGCGCTCTCCGGTGGTCAGCGTCAGCGTGTGGCGATGGGCCGTGCCATCGTGCGTGAGCCGCAGGTCTTCCTCATGGACGAGCCGCTGTCGAACCTCGACGCCAAGCTCCGTGTCTCGACGCGTACGCAGATCGCCTCGCTTCAGCGCCGCCTCGGCATCACCACCGTGTACGTCACCCACGACCAGGTCGAGGCCCTCACCATGGGCGACCGCGTCGCGGTCCTCAAGGACGGTCTGCTCCAGCAGGTCGACTCGCCGCGCAACATGTACGACCGCCCGGCGAACCTCTTCGTGGCCGGCTTCATCGGCTCCCCGGCGATGAACCTCGTCGAGGTCCCGATCACCGACGGTGGCGTGAAGTTCGGCAACAGCGTCGTCCCGGTCTCGCGTGAGGCGCTCACCGCCGCCGCGAACCGCGGTGACACCACCGTCACGGTCGGCATCCGCCCCGAGCACTTCGACATCGTCGAGCACGGCGGCGCCGCCGCGACCGGCCTCTCCAAGGCCTCCTCCGACGCCCCGGCCGGTCTGGCCGTCTCCGTCAACGTCGTCGAGGAGCTCGGCGCCGACGGTTTCGTCTACGGTGCCGCGCAGGTCGGTGGCGAGCACAAGGACCTGGTCGTCCGCGTCGGCGGCCGCGCCGTCCCGGAGAAGGGCACCGAGCTGCACGTCGTGCCGCGCCCGGACGAGCTGCACGTCTTCGCCACCTCGACCGGTGAGCGCCTGACCGCCTGA
- a CDS encoding TetR/AcrR family transcriptional regulator, with translation MQQKKDAPLRSDAQRNRERILEVALAELTLCADVPLSVIARKAGVGQGTFYRNFPKRESLVLEIYRHEMQQVADAATELIRIHEPDRALREWMDHLARFAMTKAGLADAIRQATSAPDSPAKPGHTPVTSAAELLLRTNEEAGTIRPGVTADDFVLAIAGIWQLDPHGAWQPRAARLLDLVMDGLRAGAPGGKGPGTGETTEKPRSEDV, from the coding sequence GTGCAGCAGAAGAAGGACGCGCCTCTGCGCTCGGACGCGCAGCGGAACCGCGAGCGCATCCTGGAAGTGGCCCTGGCTGAACTGACGCTCTGCGCGGACGTCCCGCTCAGCGTGATCGCCAGGAAGGCGGGCGTCGGGCAGGGCACCTTCTACCGCAACTTCCCCAAGCGCGAGTCCCTGGTCCTGGAGATCTACCGCCACGAGATGCAGCAGGTCGCCGACGCCGCGACCGAACTGATCAGGATCCACGAGCCCGACCGGGCCCTGCGCGAGTGGATGGACCACCTCGCCCGCTTCGCCATGACCAAGGCAGGCCTGGCGGACGCGATCCGCCAGGCCACCAGCGCCCCGGACAGCCCGGCGAAGCCGGGCCACACCCCGGTGACATCGGCGGCGGAACTCCTGCTCCGCACCAATGAGGAAGCCGGCACCATCCGCCCCGGAGTCACCGCGGACGACTTCGTCCTCGCCATCGCCGGCATCTGGCAGCTCGACCCCCACGGCGCCTGGCAACCCCGCGCCGCCCGCCTCCTGGACCTGGTCATGGACGGCCTGCGCGCGGGGGCACCGGGCGGGAAGGGTCCCGGGACCGGGGAAACAACCGAAAAGCCCAGGTCAGAGGATGTCTGA
- a CDS encoding 2Fe-2S iron-sulfur cluster-binding protein: MAPAPSSTYSAVTLNINGEKHTLTVDHRTTLLDALRERLDLTGTKKGCDQGQCGACTVLLDKRRAVACLQLAVAAEGREITTIEGIAEGEELHPVQQAFLDLDGFQCGYCTPGQICSAVAVIEEHAAGWPSAVTGDLSPEAGPPPLTADEVRERMSGNLCRCGAYVSIVQAVERAAGIHAEAVRADEGTQDEKHEGAPA; the protein is encoded by the coding sequence ATGGCCCCAGCGCCCTCGTCGACGTACAGCGCCGTCACTCTGAACATCAACGGCGAGAAGCACACGCTGACCGTCGACCACCGCACCACCCTGCTCGACGCCCTGCGCGAGCGTCTCGATCTCACCGGTACGAAGAAGGGCTGCGACCAGGGGCAGTGCGGTGCGTGCACCGTCCTGCTCGACAAACGCCGGGCCGTCGCCTGTCTGCAGCTGGCGGTGGCGGCCGAGGGCCGGGAGATCACCACCATCGAGGGCATAGCCGAGGGCGAGGAACTGCACCCCGTGCAGCAGGCGTTCCTCGACCTCGACGGCTTTCAGTGCGGTTACTGCACGCCTGGCCAGATCTGTTCGGCCGTCGCGGTGATCGAGGAACACGCCGCCGGCTGGCCGAGCGCCGTCACCGGTGACCTGAGTCCCGAGGCGGGGCCACCGCCGCTGACCGCCGACGAGGTGCGGGAGCGCATGAGCGGCAATCTCTGCCGCTGCGGTGCGTACGTGTCGATCGTGCAGGCGGTCGAACGCGCGGCCGGGATCCACGCGGAGGCCGTACGGGCCGATGAGGGTACGCAGGACGAGAAGCACGAGGGGGCCCCGGCATGA
- a CDS encoding xanthine dehydrogenase family protein subunit M translates to MREFGYERAVDVSGALALLDADPDARFLGGGTNLVDLMKTGVERPARLVDVRELPLDRVEVTEDGGLRIGATVTNSDLAAHPDVRRSYPALTQAVLAGASGQLRNMATVGGNLLQRTRCGYFADVARPCNKRVPGSGCPAIEGEHHNHAILGASGHCVATSPSDMGVALTAFDAVVEYETADGPGRLPLAEFYLPVGDTPHRETALPAGALITGVTLPPAPVAVSSRYRKVRERASYAFAIGSIAAALDVRDGVVHEVRLAFGAVASRPWRAVAAEQALTGGPASAAAFAAAADAELAAARPLPGNAYKVTLMRNLVVAVLSELTEEATR, encoded by the coding sequence ATGAGGGAGTTCGGATATGAACGCGCGGTCGACGTCTCCGGCGCACTCGCGCTGCTCGACGCCGACCCGGACGCCCGGTTCCTCGGCGGTGGCACCAATCTCGTCGACCTGATGAAGACCGGCGTCGAGCGGCCCGCCAGGCTCGTCGACGTACGTGAACTCCCCCTGGACCGGGTCGAGGTGACCGAGGACGGTGGGCTGCGCATCGGTGCGACGGTCACCAACAGCGACCTCGCGGCGCACCCCGATGTGCGCCGGAGCTACCCGGCGCTGACCCAGGCGGTGCTGGCCGGCGCCTCCGGGCAGCTGCGCAACATGGCCACCGTCGGGGGGAACCTGTTGCAGCGGACCCGCTGCGGCTACTTCGCGGACGTGGCCAGGCCGTGCAACAAGCGCGTCCCCGGCAGTGGCTGTCCCGCGATCGAGGGCGAGCACCACAACCACGCGATCCTGGGAGCCTCCGGCCACTGCGTGGCCACCAGCCCTTCCGACATGGGTGTGGCGCTGACGGCCTTCGACGCCGTGGTCGAGTACGAGACGGCCGACGGGCCGGGCCGGCTGCCGCTCGCCGAGTTCTACCTGCCGGTGGGGGACACCCCGCACCGGGAGACCGCTCTTCCGGCGGGCGCGCTGATCACCGGCGTGACCCTGCCGCCCGCCCCGGTGGCGGTCAGCTCCCGCTACCGCAAGGTGCGCGAGCGGGCGTCGTACGCCTTCGCGATCGGCTCGATCGCGGCCGCGCTCGACGTCCGTGACGGTGTCGTGCACGAGGTGCGGCTGGCCTTCGGGGCCGTCGCCTCCCGGCCGTGGCGGGCCGTCGCGGCCGAACAGGCCCTGACCGGCGGGCCGGCCTCCGCAGCGGCCTTCGCCGCCGCGGCGGATGCGGAACTGGCGGCCGCCCGGCCGCTGCCGGGCAACGCGTACAAGGTGACGCTGATGCGCAACCTCGTCGTCGCCGTGCTCAGCGAACTCACCGAGGAGGCCACCCGATGA
- a CDS encoding xanthine dehydrogenase family protein molybdopterin-binding subunit, translated as MTTTTTGTRAAKAVGTAHTRVEGREKVTGAARYAGEIPFAGLAHGWLVLSTITRGRIRSVETDAVLGMPGVLMVLHHGNAPRVDTDYTNMLGMPPDPTVAVFQHDRVPHAGWPVALVVAETSEQAREAAEALEVRYEEEPHDVAFAGEHPDAYASPGPAGPGVEEKGDLEAELAASAVVLDAEYSTPEEHHNSMEPHAATALWDGGRLEVVDSNQGTVWVAGELANLFSLDPASVHVRSEHVGGGFGSKGVRAHQVAAVMAATALSRPVRVVMTRRQVFSLAGYRSPTTQRVRLGADAEGRFRALEHRCLSLTSTVYDFVESGAGPARVMYDAPAHHTANRVVRLDVPSPTFMRAPGEAPGSFALESALDELAEKCGIDPIELRLRNEPEVGPVSGLPFATRNLPACFREGARRFGWADRDPRPGVRRDGRWLLGTGTAAASFGAGAMPSTAAVTAEADGTFTVRINAADIGTGARTALTLVAADALEVPTGRVRVRIGDSDFGQAMIAGGSMGTRSWAWAVTAAADELRERLALSGTVPPEGITVRSDTTEAIGALAQKERHSFGAQFAEVAVDVATGEVRVRRMLGVFAAGRIVNPLTARGQFVGGMTWGISMALHEEAVRDGNTGALYGADLAGYHVATNADVPVIEADWVDDFDPDDPVGIKGIGEIGIVGAAAAIANAVWHATGVRHRSLPIRPDRVLTAGPHA; from the coding sequence ATGACCACCACCACGACCGGGACCAGGGCGGCCAAGGCCGTCGGCACCGCGCACACCCGTGTGGAGGGCCGCGAGAAGGTCACCGGGGCGGCCCGCTACGCGGGCGAGATCCCCTTCGCCGGGCTCGCGCACGGGTGGCTGGTGCTGTCGACGATCACCCGTGGCCGTATCCGTTCGGTGGAGACGGACGCGGTCCTGGGGATGCCGGGGGTCCTCATGGTCCTGCACCACGGGAACGCCCCTCGGGTCGACACGGACTACACCAACATGCTCGGTATGCCGCCGGACCCGACCGTCGCCGTCTTCCAGCACGACCGGGTGCCGCACGCGGGCTGGCCGGTCGCGCTGGTGGTGGCCGAGACCTCCGAGCAGGCCCGGGAGGCCGCCGAGGCGCTGGAGGTGCGGTACGAGGAGGAGCCGCACGACGTCGCCTTCGCCGGTGAGCACCCGGACGCGTACGCGAGCCCCGGCCCCGCCGGACCGGGTGTGGAGGAGAAGGGGGACCTGGAGGCCGAGCTCGCGGCGTCCGCCGTCGTCCTGGACGCCGAGTACTCCACGCCGGAGGAGCACCACAACTCGATGGAGCCGCATGCGGCGACCGCCCTGTGGGACGGCGGCCGGCTGGAGGTCGTGGACTCCAACCAGGGCACCGTGTGGGTGGCGGGTGAGCTCGCGAACCTCTTCTCGCTCGATCCGGCCTCGGTGCACGTGCGGTCCGAGCACGTCGGGGGCGGCTTCGGGAGCAAGGGTGTCCGTGCGCACCAGGTGGCCGCGGTGATGGCGGCCACCGCCCTGTCGCGCCCGGTGCGGGTGGTCATGACGCGGCGTCAGGTGTTCTCGCTCGCTGGCTACCGGAGCCCGACGACCCAGCGGGTCCGGCTCGGCGCCGACGCCGAGGGACGGTTCCGCGCGCTGGAGCACCGCTGCCTGAGTCTCACCTCGACGGTGTACGACTTCGTCGAGTCGGGGGCCGGGCCGGCCCGGGTGATGTACGACGCGCCCGCCCACCACACCGCCAACCGGGTCGTACGGCTCGATGTGCCGAGTCCGACGTTCATGCGTGCGCCTGGTGAGGCGCCCGGGTCGTTCGCGCTGGAGTCGGCGCTCGACGAGCTCGCCGAGAAGTGCGGCATCGATCCGATCGAGCTGCGTCTGCGCAACGAGCCCGAGGTGGGGCCGGTCTCCGGGCTGCCGTTCGCCACCCGCAATCTGCCCGCCTGTTTCCGGGAGGGTGCCCGCAGGTTCGGCTGGGCCGACCGGGATCCGCGTCCGGGTGTGCGCCGGGACGGGCGCTGGCTGCTCGGTACGGGGACGGCCGCGGCGTCCTTCGGCGCGGGCGCGATGCCGTCGACGGCGGCCGTGACCGCGGAGGCCGACGGCACGTTCACCGTGCGGATCAACGCGGCGGACATCGGCACGGGGGCACGGACGGCGCTCACCCTGGTCGCGGCCGACGCCCTGGAGGTGCCGACCGGCCGGGTGCGCGTACGGATCGGGGACAGTGACTTCGGCCAGGCGATGATCGCCGGCGGCTCGATGGGCACCCGGTCGTGGGCGTGGGCGGTCACCGCCGCGGCCGACGAGCTGCGGGAGCGGCTCGCCCTGAGCGGGACCGTCCCGCCGGAGGGCATCACGGTGCGGTCGGACACGACCGAGGCGATCGGGGCCCTCGCGCAGAAGGAGCGGCACTCCTTCGGGGCGCAGTTCGCCGAAGTGGCCGTGGACGTGGCGACGGGCGAGGTGCGGGTGCGCCGCATGCTCGGCGTCTTCGCCGCCGGACGGATCGTCAACCCGCTCACGGCCCGTGGTCAGTTCGTCGGCGGGATGACCTGGGGCATCTCCATGGCTCTGCACGAGGAGGCGGTCAGGGACGGGAACACCGGCGCCCTCTACGGTGCCGATCTCGCGGGCTATCACGTCGCCACGAACGCCGATGTGCCGGTGATCGAGGCGGACTGGGTGGACGACTTCGACCCGGACGACCCGGTGGGGATCAAGGGCATCGGCGAGATCGGGATCGTGGGGGCGGCGGCGGCGATCGCCAACGCCGTCTGGCACGCGACGGGTGTGCGTCACCGCTCCCTGCCGATCAGGCCCGACCGTGTCCTCACGGCAGGCCCGCATGCTTGA
- a CDS encoding XdhC/CoxI family protein: MLDIAGELARWAEEGREFAVATVVAVGGSAPRGPGAALAVDSEGTAVGSVSGGCVEGAVYDLCVQALEDGGTVVERFGYSDEDAFAVGLTCGGVIDVMVTPFDARSPAREVVRSALSAAASGEPTALARIVRGPAELLGRALLVRSDGSYEGSYGSGSAELDREAAAEARAMLDAGSTGTLDLAEDGTHCPGGLTLLVESNVPPPRMIVFGAIDFAAALVRAGKFLGYHVTVCDARPVFATRARFPEADELVVDWPHRYLRRTATDGRTVLCVLTHDAKFDVPLLKQALRMPVAFVGAMGSRRTHADRDRKLREAGLQEGELARLRSPIGLDLGARTPEETALSIAAEIVASRRGGSGAPLTGSATPIHHDGRRPAGAEAA; this comes from the coding sequence ATGCTTGACATCGCCGGTGAGCTGGCGCGTTGGGCCGAGGAGGGGAGGGAGTTCGCCGTGGCGACCGTCGTGGCCGTCGGCGGCAGCGCGCCGCGTGGTCCGGGTGCGGCCCTCGCCGTCGACAGCGAGGGCACGGCCGTCGGTTCGGTCTCCGGCGGGTGTGTGGAGGGGGCGGTGTACGACCTGTGCGTCCAGGCGCTGGAGGACGGCGGGACCGTCGTCGAACGGTTCGGCTACAGCGACGAGGACGCCTTCGCGGTCGGGCTGACCTGTGGCGGGGTCATCGATGTCATGGTCACCCCGTTCGACGCGCGGTCGCCTGCCCGGGAGGTGGTCCGGTCGGCGCTGTCGGCCGCCGCCTCGGGTGAACCCACGGCCCTCGCCCGGATCGTCCGCGGCCCGGCCGAACTCCTGGGCCGGGCGCTGCTGGTGCGCTCCGACGGGTCGTACGAGGGGTCGTACGGCAGCGGTTCCGCGGAGCTGGACCGGGAGGCGGCGGCCGAGGCGCGGGCGATGCTGGACGCGGGAAGCACCGGCACCCTCGACCTGGCGGAGGACGGAACGCACTGCCCGGGCGGTCTCACGCTTCTCGTGGAGTCGAATGTGCCCCCGCCTCGCATGATCGTGTTCGGCGCGATCGACTTCGCCGCGGCGCTGGTGCGCGCGGGCAAGTTCCTCGGCTATCACGTCACGGTGTGCGATGCCCGTCCCGTCTTCGCCACCCGGGCCCGGTTCCCCGAGGCGGACGAGCTGGTCGTGGACTGGCCGCACCGCTATCTGCGGCGCACCGCGACCGATGGGCGTACGGTCCTGTGCGTGCTCACGCACGACGCCAAGTTCGACGTCCCCCTGCTGAAGCAGGCCTTGCGGATGCCGGTCGCGTTCGTCGGAGCGATGGGTTCGCGCCGGACCCATGCGGACCGTGACCGGAAGCTGCGGGAGGCGGGGCTCCAGGAGGGCGAGCTGGCGCGGCTCAGGTCGCCGATAGGCCTCGACCTCGGGGCGCGTACGCCGGAGGAGACGGCCCTGTCCATCGCGGCGGAGATCGTCGCGTCCCGGCGGGGCGGGTCGGGTGCTCCCCTCACGGGTTCGGCGACGCCGATCCACCACGACGGGAGGCGGCCGGCCGGGGCGGAGGCCGCCTGA
- a CDS encoding FAD-dependent oxidoreductase, giving the protein MSTVSTVNGGVSFWYAHEGTPAPREPLPGDTSADVCIVGGGYTGLWTAYYLKKAVPFLNITVLEARFCGYGASGRNGGWLYNGIAGRDRYAGLHGHDAAVRLQQAMNDTVGEVIRIAGEEKIDADIHHGGVLEVAHTPSQLARLKDFHSVEIAFGETDRVLRGARETAERIRVSGAVGSSWTPHGARLHPAKLVKGLADTVEALGVTIHESTPVTEIKPKHAVTPYGTVRAPYVLRCTEGFTAGLKGQKRTWLPMNSSMIVTEPLPEALWDTIGWEGRETLGDMAHAYMYAQRTADDRIALGGRGVPYRYGSATDHDGRTRPATIEALRDLLVRFFPTTAGARIDHAWSGVLGVPRDWCATVTLDRSTGLGWAGGYVGSGVATANLAARTLRDLIQQDSGQAGPTDLTALPWVNHKVRRWEPEPLRWLGVHSLYAAYRAADRREASSPRLGTDRIAKAADRIAGRH; this is encoded by the coding sequence ATGAGCACCGTCAGCACGGTCAACGGCGGCGTATCCTTCTGGTACGCGCACGAGGGCACCCCCGCCCCACGCGAACCCCTGCCCGGCGACACCAGCGCCGACGTCTGCATCGTCGGCGGCGGCTACACCGGACTCTGGACGGCCTACTACCTCAAGAAAGCCGTCCCCTTCCTCAACATCACCGTCCTGGAAGCCAGGTTCTGCGGCTACGGCGCCTCCGGCCGCAACGGCGGCTGGCTCTACAACGGCATCGCCGGCCGCGACCGCTACGCCGGACTGCACGGCCACGACGCCGCGGTCCGCCTCCAGCAGGCCATGAACGACACCGTCGGCGAGGTCATCCGCATCGCCGGCGAGGAGAAGATCGACGCCGACATCCACCACGGCGGCGTCCTCGAAGTCGCCCACACCCCCTCGCAGCTCGCCCGCCTCAAGGACTTCCACTCCGTCGAGATCGCCTTCGGCGAGACCGACCGCGTCCTGCGCGGAGCCCGCGAGACCGCCGAACGCATCCGCGTCTCCGGAGCCGTCGGCTCCAGCTGGACCCCGCACGGCGCGCGCCTGCACCCCGCCAAACTGGTCAAGGGGCTCGCCGACACCGTCGAAGCCCTCGGCGTCACCATCCACGAGTCGACACCCGTCACCGAGATCAAACCCAAGCACGCCGTCACCCCCTACGGCACGGTCCGCGCCCCCTACGTACTGCGCTGCACCGAAGGCTTCACCGCGGGCCTCAAGGGCCAGAAGCGCACCTGGCTCCCCATGAACTCCTCCATGATCGTCACCGAGCCCCTGCCCGAGGCCCTCTGGGACACCATCGGCTGGGAAGGCCGCGAGACCCTCGGCGACATGGCCCACGCCTACATGTACGCCCAGCGCACCGCCGACGACCGCATCGCCCTCGGCGGCCGGGGCGTCCCCTACCGATACGGCTCGGCCACCGACCACGACGGACGCACCCGGCCCGCCACCATCGAGGCCCTCCGCGACCTGCTCGTCCGCTTCTTCCCCACCACCGCCGGGGCCCGCATCGACCACGCCTGGTCCGGCGTGCTCGGCGTCCCCCGCGACTGGTGCGCCACCGTCACCCTCGACCGCTCCACCGGCCTCGGCTGGGCCGGCGGCTACGTCGGCTCCGGCGTCGCCACCGCCAACCTCGCGGCCCGCACCCTGCGCGACCTGATCCAGCAGGACTCCGGGCAGGCCGGCCCCACCGACCTCACGGCCCTGCCCTGGGTCAACCACAAGGTCCGCCGCTGGGAACCCGAACCCCTCCGCTGGCTCGGCGTCCACAGCCTCTACGCCGCCTACCGCGCCGCCGACCGCCGCGAAGCCTCCTCACCTCGCCTCGGCACCGACCGCATCGCCAAGGCGGCGGACCGCATCGCCGGCCGGCACTGA